One Mya arenaria isolate MELC-2E11 chromosome 5, ASM2691426v1 genomic window carries:
- the LOC128234131 gene encoding uncharacterized protein LOC128234131, with protein MKIDKTWNGKEMCCRKKSAIYGNIKATCKILDMKYGPVVDMAEELSVEEGRNLSLRCKYNHGNPPQESSVVWTRALNNQRWEDTFLQITSVQRADDDIYTCTFTSEMVLSEGISVNGSSNGTMHLNVHYQSTVTYFDVGSEYKDSVTKAENDTVILLCVVNSNPKAEISITKGNDILEVEDNGSNLTHTIASLSCLDAGLYSCTSANRYNRDLPSIEHFEMHVTCSARRPYNVNMKLVFYGSVNENATLTYTAFAYPLPSPSQITWKRCVGNEACMVITTNSSKYFISTNGLSSFLTIIQVKEKDYGYYQLTIWNGIGRALTERLQLKKSGANEISVQEITHLTHAASVGGSIVAMIIGSVMVFYCIRLKVSHCNTCGFRNVNSNSRAEEVELPGTDETNFPSITEILERTYIYENSTEVGARASEENTGEPLPVHYEPLQQIHIGETNEYEHVMQETRFHEYENMDGFQERGERLYNNTEID; from the exons ATGAAAATAGACAAGACTTGGAATGGAAAGGAAATGTGTTGTCGTAAAAAGTCTGCAATTTACGGAAATATAAAAGCCACCTGTAAAATATTAGACATGAAGT ATGGCCCCGTTGTCGACATGGCGGAGGAACTCAGTGTTGAAGAAGGACGTAACTTGTCGCTGAGATGCAAATACAACCATGGCAACCCTCCGCAGGAATCATCGGTTGTATGGACAAGAGCATTAAACAATCAACGTTGGGAGGATACTTTTCTTCAAATCACGTCTGTTCAGCGGGCTGATGatgacatatatacatgtacattcaccAGTGAAATGGTACTGTCTGAAGGTATTTCTGTGAATGGAAGCAGTAACGgaacaatgcatttaaatgtacatt ACCAATCAACAGTGACATACTTTGATGTTGGTTCGGAGTACAAGGATAGTGTTACCAAAGCCGAAAACGACACAGTCATACTACTGTGTGTGGTTAACAGTAACCCAAAAGCTGAAATTAGCATCACAAAAGGCAACGACATACTTGAAGTTGAAGATAATGGAAGCAATCTGACGCACACTATAGCTAGTTTGTCATGCTTAGATGCAGGTCTCTACTCGTGTACGAGTGCAAACAGATACAACCGCGATCTGCCGTCAatagaacattttgaaatgcatGTAACCT gTTCGGCCAGACGCCCGTACAATGTGAATATGAAGCTAGTATTTTATGGTTCAGTAAATGAAAATGCGACGTTAACGTACACTGCTTTTGCATACCCTTTGCCTTCACCATCGCAAATCACTTGGAAAAGATGCGTTGGAAACGAGGCATGCATGGTAATAACTACAAATTCGTCCAAGTATTTCATATCGACCAATGGACTGTCAAGTTTCCTTACTATAATTCAAGTAAAAGAAAAAGACTATGGATACTATCAGTTAACAATTTGGAATGGTATTGGTCGTGCATTGACGGAACGATTGCAATTAAAGAAAAGTGGAGCTAACG AGATTTCAGTGCAAGAGATAACACACTTAACTCATGCTGCATCTGTCGGAGGAAGTATCGTTGCCATGATAATTGGATCTGTTATGGTTTTTTATTGCATTCGGCTAAAAGTTTCTCATTGCAACACTTGTGGTTTTCGTAATGTAA ATTCAAATTCGAGAGCAGAAGAAGTGGAACT GCCAGGTACAGACGAAACCAACTTTCCGAGCATTACGGAAATATTGG aacgcACGTATATCTATGAAAATTCCACAGAAGTTGGAGCTCGTGCGAGTGAAGAAAACACTGGCGAACCGCTTCCAGTCCACTACGAACCACTTC AACAAATCCATATCGG GGAAACAAATGAATATGAACACGTTATGCAAGAGACTCGTTTCCATGAGTACGAAAATATGGACGGATTCCAGGAAAGAG GTGAACGGttatacaacaacactgaaATAGATTAG